One part of the Anaeromyxobacter sp. Fw109-5 genome encodes these proteins:
- a CDS encoding peptidoglycan-binding domain-containing protein, with product MTAGVTRRRAGLALLGAMALAACRHPQQTTSPEAEPEEAQEQKPEAPDQPEEKGVPPEAGRPRIPASPEALLAPGAVKDLQRALTDRGLLGTHRAGELDDATSRAIRRFQESEQLAATGFPDRETLQRLGLDPDRAYGREGGGEGD from the coding sequence GTGACTGCCGGCGTGACGCGGCGCCGGGCCGGGCTGGCGCTGCTCGGAGCGATGGCGCTCGCGGCGTGCCGTCACCCGCAGCAGACGACGTCCCCGGAGGCCGAGCCGGAGGAGGCGCAGGAGCAGAAGCCCGAGGCGCCCGACCAGCCGGAGGAGAAGGGGGTGCCGCCGGAGGCGGGCCGGCCGCGCATCCCCGCGAGCCCGGAGGCGCTCCTCGCGCCGGGGGCGGTGAAGGACCTCCAGCGCGCCCTCACCGACCGCGGCCTCCTCGGCACCCATCGGGCGGGGGAGCTCGACGACGCGACCTCCCGCGCCATCCGCCGCTTCCAGGAGTCGGAGCAGCTCGCCGCGACGGGCTTCCCCGACCGCGAGACGCTGCAGCGGCTCGGCCTCGATCCCGATCGCGCCTACGGGCGCGAGGGCGGGGGCGAGGGTGACTGA
- a CDS encoding DUF748 domain-containing protein, which yields MRRGPKRLLVALGVLALLLVAARAALDPLVTWRTRKVLAGMEGMRGRFQDVEVSVHDLSYAITGLRIEKLGPEGEALPYFQVERARFGLYFKELLGGHVVAAVDLEAPKLTLVSAKAPSREQGVEEAPEVGRGLEELTPFLLDRLQVKDGELLWVDESEPEKPELWLHRLEGTLENFATRKALAKNEPTVLAARGVLQRSGAVSVFATADPLAKKLTFAGQGRLEGLKLAELATLVGSKAGIAPDRGELDMSVRFRAEDGRISGGVRPIVKDGGMRPAKDGLGAKLKALLADASLELFSDDVAGRDAVATTIPLEGTVHDPKAQAVPTVLGILRNAFVRGLQDGLSGLPPPKAREKEGVLKQARRALSPKREAQPRAQPEGKGE from the coding sequence ATGCGCCGCGGTCCGAAGCGCCTCCTCGTCGCGCTCGGCGTCCTCGCGCTGCTGCTCGTCGCGGCGCGCGCGGCGCTGGATCCGCTCGTCACCTGGCGGACGCGGAAGGTCCTCGCCGGGATGGAGGGCATGCGCGGGCGCTTCCAGGACGTGGAGGTGAGCGTCCACGACCTCTCCTACGCGATCACCGGGCTTCGCATCGAGAAGCTGGGCCCCGAGGGCGAGGCGCTGCCGTACTTCCAGGTGGAGCGCGCCCGGTTCGGCCTGTACTTCAAGGAGCTCCTGGGCGGGCACGTGGTCGCGGCGGTCGATCTCGAGGCACCCAAGCTCACGCTCGTCAGCGCGAAGGCGCCGTCGAGGGAGCAGGGAGTCGAGGAGGCGCCGGAGGTCGGGCGCGGGCTCGAGGAGCTGACGCCGTTCCTGCTCGACCGGCTGCAGGTGAAGGACGGCGAGCTGCTCTGGGTGGACGAGTCGGAGCCGGAGAAGCCGGAGCTCTGGCTGCACCGGCTCGAGGGGACGCTGGAGAACTTCGCGACGCGCAAGGCGCTCGCGAAGAACGAGCCGACGGTGCTGGCCGCGCGCGGGGTGCTGCAGCGCTCCGGGGCGGTCTCGGTGTTCGCCACGGCCGATCCCCTCGCGAAGAAGCTCACCTTCGCGGGCCAGGGTCGGCTCGAGGGGCTGAAGCTCGCCGAGCTCGCGACGCTGGTGGGCTCGAAGGCCGGGATCGCGCCGGATCGGGGCGAGCTGGACATGTCGGTGCGGTTCCGCGCCGAGGACGGCCGCATCTCGGGAGGCGTCCGCCCGATCGTGAAGGACGGGGGGATGCGGCCCGCGAAGGACGGGCTGGGCGCGAAGCTCAAGGCGCTCCTCGCGGACGCCTCGCTGGAGCTCTTCAGCGACGACGTCGCCGGGCGCGACGCCGTGGCGACCACCATTCCGCTCGAGGGCACCGTCCACGACCCGAAGGCGCAGGCGGTGCCCACCGTGCTCGGGATCCTGCGGAACGCCTTCGTGCGGGGGCTGCAGGACGGGCTCTCGGGGCTCCCGCCGCCGAAGGCGAGGGAGAAGGAGGGCGTCCTGAAGCAGGCCCGCCGCGCGCTGTCGCCCAAACGCGAGGCGCAGCCGCGGGCGCAGCCGGAAGGGAAGGGCGAGTGA
- a CDS encoding aminoacyl-histidine dipeptidase, with protein sequence MSDLLNDLEPRLLWRYFLELSRIPRGSKREAEAARWVADQGRALGCEVLTDALGNVLIRKPGTKGREDRPGVCLQGHVDMVCEKNEGTAHDFARDPIAVHREGDVVRARGTTLGADNGIGVAAGLAVLASQDVRHGPVEVLVTIDEETGLTGAKGLAPGWFRSPFLLNLDSEEEGELTIGCAGGVDTVATRRVSFAAPAPGTVALRLKVSGLKGGHSGIDISAGRGNSLRILAQVLDALVARHGVAIAAVNGGNKRNAIPREASAMLRVEAGREGALREDVARLAREWRAALGAFDPNLAIDVEPGAADRVLAPADAQAVVGLLLAGPHGVEAMSPDIAGLVQTSTNLGLAQTQDDAVLVTFLTRSAIDASRQALAARIAATCALAGFDARQEGGYPGWKPEPGSSLVRLVDRVHAEVFGKPMVVKAIHAGLECGLIGEKYPGVEMASIGPDIKDAHTPDEHASISSVAAFWRLLVAVLERV encoded by the coding sequence GTGAGCGATCTCCTGAACGACCTCGAGCCCAGGCTCCTCTGGCGGTACTTCCTCGAGCTCTCCCGGATCCCGCGCGGCTCGAAGCGCGAGGCGGAGGCGGCCCGCTGGGTCGCGGACCAGGGCCGCGCGCTCGGCTGCGAGGTCCTGACCGACGCGCTCGGGAACGTGCTCATCCGCAAGCCCGGCACGAAGGGGCGCGAGGATCGCCCCGGCGTGTGCCTGCAGGGCCACGTCGACATGGTCTGCGAGAAGAACGAGGGGACGGCGCACGACTTCGCGCGCGATCCCATCGCCGTCCACCGGGAAGGAGACGTGGTCCGGGCGCGCGGGACGACGCTCGGCGCGGACAACGGCATCGGCGTCGCCGCCGGCCTCGCCGTGCTCGCGAGCCAGGACGTGCGCCACGGGCCGGTGGAGGTGCTCGTCACGATCGACGAGGAGACCGGGCTGACGGGCGCGAAGGGGCTCGCGCCCGGCTGGTTCCGCTCGCCCTTCCTCCTCAACCTCGACAGCGAGGAGGAGGGCGAGCTCACCATCGGGTGCGCCGGCGGCGTGGACACGGTCGCGACGCGCCGGGTCTCGTTCGCCGCGCCGGCGCCGGGCACCGTCGCGCTGCGCCTCAAGGTCTCGGGCCTCAAGGGAGGCCACTCCGGCATCGACATCTCGGCCGGGCGCGGAAACTCGCTCCGCATCCTGGCCCAGGTGCTCGATGCGCTCGTCGCGCGGCACGGCGTCGCCATCGCGGCGGTGAACGGCGGCAACAAGCGCAACGCCATCCCCCGCGAGGCCTCCGCGATGCTGCGCGTCGAGGCCGGGCGCGAGGGGGCGCTGCGCGAGGACGTGGCGCGGCTCGCGCGCGAGTGGCGCGCGGCGCTCGGCGCCTTCGACCCGAACCTCGCCATCGACGTCGAGCCGGGCGCGGCCGACCGTGTGCTGGCCCCCGCCGACGCGCAGGCGGTCGTGGGCCTGCTCCTCGCGGGGCCGCACGGGGTGGAGGCGATGAGCCCGGACATCGCCGGCCTCGTCCAGACCTCGACGAACCTCGGGCTCGCGCAGACGCAGGACGACGCGGTGCTCGTCACCTTCCTCACCCGGAGCGCGATCGACGCCTCCCGGCAGGCGCTCGCGGCGCGCATCGCGGCGACCTGCGCGCTCGCGGGCTTCGACGCGCGCCAGGAGGGCGGCTACCCCGGCTGGAAGCCCGAGCCCGGCTCCTCGCTCGTGAGGCTCGTGGACCGGGTGCACGCGGAGGTCTTCGGCAAGCCGATGGTGGTGAAGGCGATCCACGCCGGCCTCGAGTGCGGCCTCATCGGCGAGAAGTACCCCGGGGTCGAGATGGCCTCCATCGGCCCGGACATCAAGGACGCCCACACGCCCGACGAGCACGCCAGCATCTCCTCCGTCGCGGCGTTCTGGCGGCTCCTCGTGGCGGTGCTCGAGCGCGTCTGA
- a CDS encoding ribonuclease H, with protein MPADTPARYLAFADGSSLSNPGGPGGTGFVVVDRARPALRFGATRWVTDGTYAVTNNRMELRAVLEALDGLPEGEAVDVVSDSRYVVDALSKWIHGWRKKGWRTAAGEPVLNRDLIEALDARGRELRVRYSWVRGHDGHPVNEVVDALAQSAARGATGPSEANVIEALRAAAVIG; from the coding sequence ATGCCTGCAGACACCCCCGCCCGCTACCTCGCCTTCGCCGACGGTTCCTCGCTCTCGAACCCCGGCGGTCCCGGCGGGACCGGCTTCGTGGTGGTGGACCGGGCGCGGCCCGCGCTGCGCTTCGGCGCGACCCGCTGGGTGACCGACGGGACCTACGCCGTCACGAACAACCGCATGGAGCTGCGCGCCGTCCTGGAGGCGCTCGACGGCCTGCCGGAGGGCGAGGCCGTGGACGTCGTGTCGGACTCGCGCTACGTGGTGGACGCGCTGTCGAAGTGGATCCACGGCTGGCGGAAGAAGGGCTGGAGGACCGCGGCCGGCGAGCCGGTGCTGAACCGCGATCTCATCGAGGCGCTCGACGCGCGCGGCCGCGAGCTGCGCGTCCGCTACTCCTGGGTGCGCGGCCACGACGGCCATCCCGTGAACGAGGTCGTGGACGCCCTCGCTCAGTCCGCGGCCCGGGGCGCGACGGGGCCCTCGGAGGCGAACGTGATCGAGGCGCTGCGCGCCGCGGCGGTGATCGGCTAG